The following coding sequences lie in one Myxococcus xanthus genomic window:
- a CDS encoding BTAD domain-containing putative transcriptional regulator gives MAADGLVNTQRFHLELLGEARLRVGDTRIPLERRTAAVLAWLALEGPHPKYRLAGLLWAESGEATARNNMRQLLRRLRLACGAELVQGTDVLSLCEGVVSDAAELQAHVLEGRHAEALALEGVLLGVLEYEDCSEFQTWLEGARERLDKLRRRAAVAESESREKRGDLTGALALAEQLLTMDPYSEEAWRRLMRLHYVAGDRMAALNAFERCRRLLREELDTTPLPQTVALAREIERGPPAPKQVPPPTSRLPLSVLRPPVLVGRETEWARMEAAWEAGQTIFISGEPGVGKTRLAHDFAASRGNYLLLEARPGEQSVPYSSHVRLVRQMLARVPDPNLPRWVRRELARLLPDQAGQEGLPPPMADEADRSRFLEAQCQLVYQLAASMDAMVADDLQFMDSATAEFAVLMLSRRHAPEPGGRFPRFIDTYRTDELSPQATVFVQQLVTAGLAILVELQPLGSAAVGALLQSLELPGAEKLVQDVTRHTGGNPLFITETLKYLLETGGLERGWPEHVPASGRGQQLIQQRLERLSPSALLVARLAALAKTDFTLELASEVLEMNPLALVTHVAELEGAQILRGERFTNDLLFEVVRQGVPGALGTLLHRRLAVALEQRGAAPVVVAQHWLDGHEPRRAAPFLVSAANAEAAALRHLEAALLYHRAAALLDETGHADEAALVRGRVRNIPTA, from the coding sequence ATGGCAGCCGACGGCCTGGTAAATACACAACGCTTTCACCTGGAACTCTTGGGCGAAGCCCGGCTCCGGGTCGGCGACACACGCATCCCGCTGGAGCGGCGGACCGCGGCGGTGCTCGCATGGTTGGCATTGGAAGGCCCTCACCCGAAGTACCGTCTGGCCGGCCTCCTGTGGGCAGAGTCCGGGGAGGCGACCGCGCGCAACAACATGCGACAGTTGCTGCGCCGGCTGCGGCTCGCCTGCGGCGCGGAGCTGGTACAGGGCACCGATGTCCTCTCGCTGTGTGAGGGTGTTGTCTCAGACGCCGCCGAACTCCAGGCCCACGTGCTCGAGGGGCGACACGCGGAAGCCCTCGCGCTGGAAGGCGTTCTCCTGGGTGTCCTGGAATACGAAGATTGCTCAGAATTCCAAACATGGCTGGAGGGCGCGCGTGAGCGGTTGGACAAGCTTCGCCGCCGGGCCGCCGTGGCGGAGTCGGAGTCGCGGGAGAAGCGGGGGGACCTGACGGGTGCACTGGCGCTCGCGGAGCAGCTCCTCACCATGGACCCGTATTCGGAAGAAGCGTGGCGCCGGCTGATGCGGCTGCACTACGTGGCGGGCGACCGCATGGCCGCGCTCAACGCCTTCGAGCGGTGCCGCCGCCTGCTGCGCGAGGAGTTGGACACCACGCCGCTGCCGCAGACGGTGGCCCTGGCGCGCGAAATCGAGCGGGGCCCGCCCGCCCCCAAGCAGGTGCCCCCACCCACGAGCCGGCTGCCCCTCTCCGTGCTCCGGCCACCCGTCCTCGTGGGCCGCGAGACCGAGTGGGCGCGGATGGAGGCCGCGTGGGAGGCGGGGCAGACCATCTTCATCTCCGGCGAGCCGGGCGTGGGCAAGACGCGCCTGGCCCATGACTTCGCGGCGTCGCGGGGCAACTACCTGCTGCTGGAGGCGCGGCCCGGCGAACAGAGCGTGCCGTACTCCTCGCACGTGCGGCTGGTGCGGCAGATGCTGGCCCGGGTGCCTGATCCAAACCTGCCGCGCTGGGTTCGGCGCGAGCTGGCGCGCCTGCTGCCGGACCAGGCCGGGCAGGAAGGCCTGCCCCCGCCCATGGCGGACGAGGCCGACCGCAGCCGCTTCCTGGAAGCGCAGTGCCAGCTCGTCTACCAGCTCGCGGCCAGCATGGACGCCATGGTGGCCGACGACCTCCAGTTCATGGACAGCGCCACCGCGGAGTTCGCGGTGCTGATGCTGTCGCGCCGCCACGCGCCCGAGCCCGGCGGCCGTTTCCCGCGCTTCATCGACACCTACCGGACGGATGAGCTGTCGCCCCAGGCCACCGTCTTCGTCCAGCAGTTGGTGACCGCGGGGCTGGCCATCCTGGTGGAGTTGCAGCCCCTGGGCTCCGCGGCGGTGGGCGCGCTGCTCCAAAGCCTGGAGCTTCCCGGCGCGGAGAAGCTGGTGCAGGACGTGACGCGGCACACCGGCGGCAACCCGCTCTTCATCACCGAGACACTGAAGTACCTGCTGGAGACCGGCGGCCTGGAACGCGGCTGGCCCGAACACGTCCCCGCCTCCGGCCGGGGCCAGCAGCTCATCCAGCAGCGGCTGGAGCGGCTGTCCCCGTCCGCGCTGCTGGTGGCCCGGCTGGCGGCGCTGGCGAAGACGGACTTCACACTGGAGCTGGCCAGCGAGGTGCTGGAGATGAACCCGCTGGCGCTCGTCACGCATGTGGCGGAGCTGGAAGGCGCGCAGATTCTGAGAGGCGAGCGCTTCACCAATGATTTGCTCTTCGAGGTGGTGCGCCAGGGCGTTCCCGGCGCGCTGGGCACGCTGCTCCACCGCCGGCTCGCCGTGGCCCTGGAGCAGCGCGGCGCCGCGCCCGTCGTCGTGGCCCAGCACTGGCTGGACGGCCACGAGCCACGCCGCGCGGCCCCCTTCCTCGTCTCCGCCGCCAACGCGGAAGCCGCCGCCCTGCGCCACCTGGAGGCCGCCCTGCTCTATCACCGCGCCGCCGCGCTGCTGGACGAGACGGGCCACGCCGACGAAGCGGCGCTCGTGCGGGGCCGCGTGCGCAACATCCCGACCGCGTAG
- a CDS encoding BlaI/MecI/CopY family transcriptional regulator: protein MTRKPEPEVAPRPLTPVELELMHIVWRLGEVSVADVLAALPPERALAYTSVSTVLRILEQKGVVHSRKQGRGHLYSAVLPRDAYEAQSVRHLVETVFDGAPSALVARLVEAVPLSASDVDQLRKLLDAKGRKP, encoded by the coding sequence GTGACTCGCAAGCCTGAGCCCGAAGTGGCCCCACGGCCGTTGACGCCGGTGGAGCTGGAGTTGATGCACATCGTCTGGCGCCTCGGTGAGGTGAGTGTGGCGGACGTGCTCGCCGCGCTGCCGCCGGAGCGCGCGCTGGCGTACACGTCCGTCTCCACGGTGCTGCGCATCCTGGAGCAGAAGGGCGTGGTGCACAGCCGCAAGCAGGGCCGTGGCCACCTGTACTCGGCGGTGTTGCCGCGCGACGCCTATGAGGCGCAGAGCGTGCGCCACCTGGTGGAGACGGTGTTCGACGGCGCGCCCTCCGCGCTGGTGGCGCGGCTGGTGGAGGCGGTGCCCCTGTCCGCCTCGGACGTGGACCAGCTCCGCAAGCTGCTCGACGCGAAGGGGCGCAAGCCGTGA
- the mhpA gene encoding bifunctional 3-(3-hydroxy-phenyl)propionate/3-hydroxycinnamic acid hydroxylase MhpA: MGCDSQQTDTQVDVIISGCGPVGALTGNLLGLMGVRTLLLERDVAPHGEPRAFSCDDEGLRIYQSTGLLDLLQSDMRESRFAEYVGGTGKRFAEIHTGETDFGFGHTPLWFFHQPLLEGALRDGLNRFEHVELRKGVSVEAVVQDSDGVTVRYHDSFTGEQRSIRAKYLLACDGARSTVRKALGIPMSGRAYGEPWLAVSGTVVEGEVPEICRFVCDPKRPAFVATGAVNQIRWEFMMMPGETREHLEKSETISELIAPYVDPKRVRIERASVYTFHCLNAARWRHGNVFLLGDAAHTMPPFMGQGLVSGMRDASNLAWKLKRVLHGQSSASLLDTYEQERRPHVEAVQKLCVRVGHLFLARNPLVASARDALLRTLQRIPRVRKFIEGFEFKEAPAHASGYYFGDKGEYFIQPRVKLPSGEEVLLDDTLGNEFTVLCRGNAPSAELEAARELAESLGGRMMTFHPPAEAVDDASEDAPAVVDVTGKLADWFSKHAADVVVLRPDRFVYGAVRSRRLPELREALGV, from the coding sequence ATGGGTTGTGACAGTCAGCAGACGGACACGCAGGTGGACGTCATCATCAGCGGATGTGGTCCGGTGGGCGCGTTGACGGGCAACCTGCTGGGTCTCATGGGTGTACGCACCTTGCTGCTGGAGCGGGACGTGGCGCCGCACGGCGAGCCCCGGGCCTTTTCGTGCGACGACGAAGGCCTGCGCATCTACCAGTCCACCGGACTGTTGGATTTATTGCAAAGCGACATGCGGGAAAGCCGTTTCGCGGAGTACGTGGGCGGCACGGGCAAGCGCTTCGCGGAGATTCACACCGGCGAGACGGACTTCGGCTTCGGCCACACGCCGCTGTGGTTCTTCCACCAGCCGCTGCTGGAGGGCGCGCTGCGCGACGGGCTCAACCGCTTCGAGCACGTGGAGTTGCGCAAGGGCGTGAGCGTGGAGGCCGTGGTGCAGGACTCCGACGGGGTGACGGTTCGCTACCACGACTCGTTCACGGGCGAGCAGCGCTCCATCCGCGCGAAGTACCTGCTGGCGTGTGACGGCGCGCGCAGCACCGTGCGCAAGGCGCTGGGCATCCCGATGTCGGGACGGGCCTATGGCGAGCCCTGGCTGGCGGTGTCCGGCACCGTGGTGGAAGGGGAGGTGCCGGAAATCTGCCGCTTCGTGTGCGACCCGAAGCGTCCGGCCTTCGTGGCCACCGGCGCGGTGAACCAGATTCGCTGGGAGTTCATGATGATGCCCGGCGAGACGCGCGAGCACCTGGAGAAGTCGGAGACCATCTCCGAGCTCATCGCGCCGTACGTGGACCCCAAGCGCGTGCGCATCGAGCGTGCCTCGGTCTACACGTTCCACTGCCTCAACGCGGCGCGTTGGCGCCACGGCAACGTCTTCCTGCTGGGCGACGCGGCGCACACCATGCCGCCCTTCATGGGCCAGGGCCTGGTGTCGGGGATGCGGGATGCGTCCAACCTGGCGTGGAAGCTGAAGCGCGTGCTGCACGGGCAGTCCTCCGCGTCGCTGCTGGATACCTATGAGCAGGAGCGCCGGCCGCACGTGGAGGCGGTGCAGAAGCTGTGTGTGCGGGTGGGGCACCTGTTCCTGGCGCGCAACCCCCTGGTGGCCTCGGCGCGTGACGCGCTGCTGCGCACCCTTCAGCGCATCCCGCGGGTGCGCAAGTTCATCGAGGGCTTCGAGTTCAAGGAGGCCCCGGCGCACGCGAGCGGCTACTACTTCGGCGACAAGGGCGAGTACTTCATCCAGCCGCGCGTGAAGCTGCCGTCGGGTGAGGAGGTCCTGCTGGACGACACCCTGGGCAATGAATTCACGGTGCTGTGCCGGGGCAACGCGCCGTCGGCGGAGCTGGAGGCGGCGCGCGAGCTGGCTGAGTCGCTGGGGGGCCGCATGATGACGTTCCATCCTCCGGCGGAGGCGGTGGACGATGCCTCCGAGGATGCACCCGCGGTGGTGGACGTCACCGGAAAGCTGGCGGACTGGTTCTCCAAGCACGCCGCGGACGTGGTGGTGCTGCGGCCGGACCGGTTCGTCTACGGCGCGGTGCGGTCGCGGCGCCTGCCGGAGCTGCGGGAGGCGCTCGGTGTGTAG